In Pelosinus sp. IPA-1, a single genomic region encodes these proteins:
- a CDS encoding FliH/SctL family protein, whose product MSKIIKFACMQEPRILINNFIVKEEKTVEEVIIDPTIANELIASAREEAATIIAEAKMTVEQSLNETKQLVEQIKQQAYDDGHQSGYQEGMTQGKKAGLDEMQQVIHEGVVKAQQTLSIAEKQAKDMILAAERQIVEIALALASKVLANEVAENPLVVLPVVKAALDKVRDQEQIVIRVSVQDFDAVLQVKQDLQVMVGGEHVLKITADHTLENGSCVIDTSYGMVDARIDTQFDTLKKALQGVLP is encoded by the coding sequence TTGTCTAAGATTATAAAATTTGCTTGTATGCAAGAGCCTAGAATACTGATTAATAACTTTATTGTTAAAGAAGAAAAAACGGTTGAAGAAGTCATAATAGATCCTACTATTGCAAACGAATTGATTGCTTCAGCTAGAGAAGAGGCTGCAACTATAATTGCTGAAGCAAAAATGACCGTGGAACAGAGCCTGAATGAAACTAAGCAACTGGTGGAGCAAATCAAACAGCAGGCTTATGATGACGGACATCAAAGTGGTTACCAAGAAGGTATGACTCAAGGGAAAAAAGCCGGTTTAGATGAAATGCAACAAGTTATTCATGAAGGAGTTGTAAAGGCGCAGCAGACTCTAAGCATTGCTGAAAAGCAGGCTAAGGATATGATTCTTGCAGCAGAACGACAAATTGTCGAGATCGCTCTTGCTTTAGCTAGTAAAGTATTGGCGAATGAAGTAGCAGAAAATCCTCTAGTAGTTTTACCGGTTGTCAAAGCTGCGCTAGACAAGGTCCGTGATCAAGAACAAATTGTTATTAGGGTAAGCGTTCAGGATTTTGATGCTGTATTACAAGTTAAACAAGATTTGCAAGTTATGGTTGGTGGGGAGCACGTATTAAAAATAACTGCGGACCATACCCTTGAAAATGGTAGTTGTGTGATCGACACATCTTATGGAATGGTGGATGCTAGAATTGATACCCAATTTGACACACTTAAAAAAGCATTACAGGGAGTTTTACCATGA
- the fliG gene encoding flagellar motor switch protein FliG produces the protein MYQSNELNNKQKAAILLISLGPEISSQVFKHLKEDEIEKLTLEIANQRTVSPEQKEKVLNEFHELLLANNYISTGGLDYARDILEKALGADKAISIINRLTSSLQIRPFDFARKTDPSQLLNFIQNEHPQTIALIMSYLQPEQSGSILSSLPPERQVDVAKRIATMDRTSPDVLKDVERILERKLSSMASQDFTSAGGVDSIVEILNRVDRSTERTIMENLEVQNPELAEEIKRRMFVFEDIVLLDDRSLQLVLREIESKDLALALKASSAEVSNKVYKNMSKRAADMLREEIEFMGPVRIRDVEEAQQKIVNVIRRLEDSGEIVVSRGKGDEIIV, from the coding sequence GTGTACCAATCAAATGAATTAAATAATAAACAGAAAGCGGCCATCCTATTAATATCGCTTGGTCCAGAGATTTCATCCCAAGTGTTTAAACATCTTAAAGAAGATGAAATAGAAAAACTCACTCTAGAAATAGCAAATCAAAGAACAGTATCTCCTGAACAAAAGGAAAAGGTATTAAATGAATTTCATGAACTTTTATTAGCTAATAATTATATTTCTACTGGAGGTTTGGATTACGCTCGGGATATTTTAGAAAAGGCATTAGGTGCAGACAAAGCAATATCTATTATTAATCGATTAACATCTAGTTTGCAAATTAGACCTTTTGATTTTGCTCGTAAAACAGATCCATCTCAATTGCTTAATTTTATCCAAAACGAACATCCTCAAACGATTGCCTTAATTATGTCTTATTTGCAACCAGAACAATCGGGATCTATTTTATCATCATTGCCGCCTGAACGTCAGGTGGATGTAGCGAAACGAATTGCAACAATGGATCGTACATCGCCTGATGTCCTTAAAGATGTAGAGCGCATATTAGAACGCAAACTTTCGTCTATGGCTTCTCAAGATTTTACATCTGCGGGTGGTGTTGATTCGATTGTTGAAATTCTGAATCGAGTGGATCGTTCTACAGAAAGAACGATTATGGAGAATTTGGAAGTCCAAAATCCTGAACTCGCAGAAGAAATTAAGCGTCGTATGTTTGTCTTTGAAGATATCGTCTTGCTGGATGATAGATCACTTCAATTGGTGTTACGTGAAATTGAAAGTAAGGATTTGGCTTTGGCTCTCAAAGCGTCTTCTGCTGAAGTTTCTAATAAAGTTTACAAAAATATGTCAAAACGTGCTGCCGATATGTTGCGTGAAGAAATTGAGTTTATGGGACCTGTACGAATTAGAGATGTAGAAGAAGCTCAGCAAAAAATCGTTAATGTCATTCGTCGTCTGGAAGATTCAGGTGAGATAGTTGTTTCACGTGGTAAAGGGGACGAAATCATTGTCTAA